A window from Staphylococcus succinus encodes these proteins:
- a CDS encoding peptide MFS transporter: MQNQDTAQDQAVQSIPQRGFFGHPKGLGVLFFVEFWERFSYYGMRALLIFYMYFAIKDGGLGMDKATAQSVMAVYGALIYMTSVLGGWIADRITGTRTATLIGGVLIIIGHICLSLPFAAVGLFVSMFFIIVGSGLMKPNISNIVGRLYPQNDLRLDAGFVIFYMAVNLGGLLSPLILNQFVDSGDFHAGFLIAAVGMALGLIWYIIFNRKNLGSIGMTASNPLNQSEKKKFTILFAAAIILIVVVLLVTGLTGTLSFNLVSTTVLVIGVLLPIIYFTIMIRSKDVTPDERSRVIAFIPLFILGVLFWSIQEQGANVLNIYAFESSDMTLNIFGWTTGFGPALFQSINPLFIVLLAPIVSIIWAKMAKRQPSLATKFVLGTLLAGASYIMIALIGHSAGNATVSVNWVILSYIICVIGELCLSPTGNSAAVKLAPKAFNAQMMSLWLLTNACAQAINGTLVKLIEPLGYKNYFLFLGSIAIIVSLIILAFVPKIIKGMRGIK; the protein is encoded by the coding sequence ATGCAAAATCAAGATACAGCCCAAGATCAAGCTGTCCAATCAATTCCTCAAAGAGGCTTCTTTGGACACCCTAAAGGACTAGGTGTTTTATTCTTTGTTGAATTTTGGGAAAGATTCAGCTATTACGGTATGCGCGCATTACTTATTTTCTATATGTATTTTGCTATAAAAGATGGCGGCCTAGGTATGGACAAAGCAACTGCTCAATCCGTTATGGCAGTCTACGGCGCACTTATTTATATGACTTCGGTACTTGGAGGATGGATTGCAGATAGAATTACAGGAACACGTACAGCTACCTTAATAGGTGGCGTCTTAATTATTATAGGTCATATATGCTTAAGTTTACCTTTCGCAGCAGTCGGACTATTTGTATCTATGTTCTTTATTATCGTTGGTTCTGGATTAATGAAACCAAATATTTCAAATATTGTCGGTAGATTATACCCTCAAAATGATTTACGTTTAGATGCTGGTTTCGTTATTTTCTATATGGCTGTAAACTTAGGTGGTCTACTGTCACCTTTAATATTAAATCAATTTGTTGATTCTGGTGACTTTCATGCAGGCTTCTTAATAGCTGCAGTCGGAATGGCACTTGGTTTAATTTGGTACATTATATTTAATAGAAAAAATTTAGGGTCAATTGGGATGACAGCTTCCAACCCATTAAATCAAAGCGAAAAAAAGAAATTTACAATTTTATTTGCAGCAGCAATTATACTGATTGTAGTCGTTTTACTTGTTACAGGGTTAACTGGGACGCTATCATTTAATTTAGTCAGTACAACAGTGCTTGTAATCGGCGTACTTTTACCAATTATTTACTTTACGATTATGATACGTAGTAAGGATGTAACACCTGATGAGCGTTCACGAGTAATCGCGTTTATCCCACTATTTATCTTAGGCGTACTCTTTTGGTCTATCCAAGAACAAGGCGCTAATGTATTGAATATTTACGCCTTTGAAAGTTCAGATATGACATTAAATATTTTTGGATGGACAACAGGTTTCGGTCCTGCATTATTCCAATCTATTAACCCATTGTTTATCGTATTGCTCGCACCGATAGTTTCTATCATTTGGGCAAAAATGGCTAAACGCCAACCAAGTCTAGCAACTAAATTTGTATTAGGGACACTTTTAGCTGGTGCTTCCTATATTATGATTGCGTTAATTGGTCATTCAGCAGGAAATGCAACTGTGAGTGTCAATTGGGTGATTCTATCGTATATTATTTGTGTAATTGGCGAATTATGTTTATCACCTACGGGTAACAGCGCAGCAGTCAAACTTGCTCCAAAAGCATTTAATGCGCAAATGATGAGTTTATGGTTATTAACAAATGCATGTGCCCAAGCTATTAATGGAACATTAGTAAAATTAATCGAACCGCTTGGCTATAAGAACTATTTCTTATTCTTAGGTTCGATTGCTATTATTGTCAGTCTCATTATTCTTGCATTTGTACCTAAAATCATTAAAGGCATGCGTGGTATTAAGTAA
- a CDS encoding diacylglycerol/lipid kinase family protein, producing MSNTKYNHGVIFYHEHSGIKDIFRGLGDVASSLTTFCKHLSIQLSENEGDILKYCQKIKDGSYSDDVDIIFILGGDGTVNELINGVMQSELEIPIGIIPGGTFNDFVKTLNLNPRHKVASQQLIEAELKSYDVMKVNGQYALNFVGLGLIVQNAENVQNGNKDVFGKLSYVGSTVKTLLNPEHFDYKVTVDDKTIDGNTSMLVVANGPFIGGSRIPLTDLSPSDGYLNMFIFKEQGSSVLNDVFKQRDSMNWNNMTDGIQHVLGKTITVETEPQAKVDIDGEIALETPLQIEVIPEAVQILTLIDDDQNNQTT from the coding sequence TTGAGTAATACAAAATATAATCACGGTGTAATATTTTATCATGAACATTCCGGTATCAAAGATATTTTTAGAGGTCTGGGGGACGTCGCATCTTCACTAACTACTTTTTGTAAACATCTCTCTATTCAATTAAGTGAAAATGAAGGCGATATTCTCAAGTACTGTCAAAAAATAAAAGATGGTAGTTATAGTGATGATGTCGATATTATTTTCATTTTAGGTGGAGATGGGACCGTTAATGAACTTATCAACGGCGTCATGCAAAGTGAATTAGAGATCCCTATCGGCATTATTCCAGGTGGTACATTTAACGATTTTGTAAAAACCTTAAACTTAAATCCAAGACATAAGGTTGCGAGTCAACAATTAATAGAAGCTGAATTAAAATCTTATGATGTAATGAAAGTAAATGGACAATACGCATTGAATTTTGTTGGTCTTGGGCTGATTGTGCAAAACGCCGAAAATGTTCAAAATGGAAACAAAGATGTATTTGGTAAATTGAGTTATGTAGGCTCTACTGTAAAAACATTACTTAACCCAGAGCATTTTGATTATAAAGTGACTGTTGATGACAAGACAATTGATGGAAACACATCTATGCTTGTAGTAGCCAATGGTCCCTTCATAGGCGGTAGCCGTATTCCATTAACTGATTTATCACCGAGTGATGGTTATCTCAATATGTTTATATTTAAAGAACAAGGTTCTAGTGTGTTAAACGACGTATTTAAACAACGTGATAGCATGAATTGGAACAATATGACTGATGGTATCCAGCATGTCTTAGGCAAGACAATCACTGTGGAAACAGAGCCACAGGCAAAAGTAGATATCGATGGCGAAATCGCCTTAGAAACGCCGCTTCAGATTGAAGTCATTCCTGAGGCAGTACAAATTTTGACATTAATTGATGACGATCAAAATAATCAAACAACATAA
- a CDS encoding 5' nucleotidase, NT5C type, with the protein MTRKSIAIDMDEVLADTVGALINDVNKRTDLDISYDMLDGKKLRHAMPEHDGLLTEILREPGFFKKLEIMEDAQDVVKKLTAHYDVYIATAAMDVPTSFHDKYAWLREHFSFLDPQQFVFCGRKNIVKADYLIDDNPRQLSIFTGTPIMYTASHNIHDDRFARVNNWKDVENYFLGDIEYNI; encoded by the coding sequence ATGACAAGAAAATCAATTGCTATCGATATGGATGAAGTTTTAGCTGATACAGTAGGTGCGCTTATTAATGATGTAAATAAACGTACAGATTTGGATATCTCTTATGATATGTTGGACGGGAAGAAATTAAGACATGCGATGCCTGAACATGACGGCTTATTAACAGAAATCTTACGTGAACCTGGCTTTTTCAAAAAACTTGAAATTATGGAAGATGCCCAAGATGTTGTTAAAAAATTAACTGCGCATTATGATGTTTATATTGCGACTGCAGCGATGGATGTGCCAACATCGTTTCATGATAAATACGCTTGGTTGAGAGAGCATTTTTCATTTTTAGATCCACAACAATTTGTTTTTTGTGGACGTAAAAATATTGTGAAGGCTGATTATTTAATTGATGATAATCCAAGACAGTTGAGTATATTTACTGGTACACCAATTATGTACACAGCTTCGCATAACATTCATGATGATAGATTTGCACGAGTAAATAACTGGAAAGACGTAGAAAATTATTTCTTAGGGGATATTGAATATAATATTTAA
- the hisC gene encoding histidinol-phosphate transaminase, with the protein MKKQIEQLSAYQPGLSPRALKEAYGIEGELYKLASNENLYGPSPKVKEAIQSHLDELHFYPETGSPLIKEAISKHLDVDASRILFGAGLDEVILMISRAVLTVGDKIVTSEMTFGQYYHNAIVESANVTQVPLNKGYFDLEGILAEIDDDTKLVWLCNPNNPTGTYVPHDELQQFLQRVPSHIPVIIDEAYVEFVTADDFPNTLALQQQFSNAFLLRTFSKAYGLAGMRIGYVVAAKEAIEKWNIIRPPFNVGRLSEYAALAALEDQAYLTSIRERNAQERAKFFELENSNAFYPSQTNFVYINTNKPHDLYEAFLNVGCITREFPNGVRITIGFPEHNDKMIEVLKHFDL; encoded by the coding sequence ATGAAAAAACAAATTGAGCAATTATCAGCATATCAACCAGGTTTATCACCTAGAGCATTAAAAGAGGCATATGGAATTGAAGGTGAATTATATAAGTTAGCTTCTAATGAAAATTTATATGGTCCATCACCAAAGGTAAAAGAAGCAATTCAATCTCACTTAGATGAATTACATTTTTATCCTGAAACGGGTTCTCCATTAATCAAGGAAGCAATTAGCAAACATTTAGACGTCGATGCATCTCGTATTTTATTTGGTGCAGGTTTAGATGAAGTAATTTTAATGATTTCACGTGCAGTGTTAACGGTAGGAGATAAGATTGTAACGAGTGAAATGACATTTGGTCAATATTATCATAATGCGATTGTTGAATCAGCGAATGTCACTCAAGTTCCATTAAATAAAGGCTATTTTGATTTAGAAGGTATATTGGCAGAGATAGATGATGATACAAAGCTTGTATGGTTGTGTAATCCAAATAATCCAACGGGCACTTATGTCCCACACGATGAATTACAACAATTTTTACAACGCGTACCTAGTCATATTCCTGTCATTATAGATGAAGCATATGTAGAATTTGTCACTGCTGATGATTTTCCTAATACGTTGGCATTACAACAACAATTTTCAAATGCCTTTTTACTACGTACATTTTCTAAAGCATATGGCTTAGCTGGCATGCGTATTGGCTATGTAGTAGCAGCAAAAGAAGCCATTGAAAAATGGAACATTATTCGTCCACCATTTAACGTAGGACGTTTATCTGAATATGCTGCATTAGCAGCCTTAGAAGATCAAGCGTATTTGACATCTATACGTGAACGTAATGCTCAAGAAAGAGCGAAATTTTTTGAACTTGAAAATAGTAATGCCTTTTATCCAAGCCAAACGAATTTTGTTTATATTAATACAAATAAACCTCATGACTTATACGAAGCCTTTTTGAATGTAGGTTGTATTACTAGAGAATTTCCCAATGGTGTCCGTATTACGATAGGCTTCCCAGAACATAATGATAAAATGATTGAAGTATTGAAACATTTTGATTTATAA
- a CDS encoding ABC transporter permease/substrate-binding protein: protein MNEFIRTLSERKGQLITTIFEHIQISFLALLIAAFIGVPLGILLTKTRKVSEIVMNIAAILQTIPSLALLGLMIPLFGIGKVPAVIALVVYALLPILRNTYTGISEVDSSLVEAAKGIGMKPGRRLAKVELPIAMPVIMAGLRTAMVLIIGTATLAALIGAGGLGDLILLGIDRNDSSLILIGAIPAALLAILFDLVLRYMQKLSYKKLVISLACIILLLLLVIIAPILAQKGDKVTLAGKLGSEPSVITNMYKILIEEETDDTVEVKDGMGKTSFLFNALKSDDIDGYLEFTGTVLGELTKEDLKSKQEDKVYHQAKSSLEDKKGMTMLKPMKYNNTYALAVKKDFAKKHNLKTIGDLNKVSSEIKPGFTMEFNDREDGYPAVQKAYHLHVDNIKTMEPKLRYQAVKSGDINLIDAYSTDAELKQYNMVVLRDDKHVFPPYQGAPMFKKSYLKAHPEIKDPLNKLAGKISNEDMQQMNYEVTVKKKDPYQVARNYLEKHHLIN, encoded by the coding sequence ATGAATGAATTCATTCGTACACTTTCTGAACGTAAAGGGCAATTAATAACTACTATTTTTGAGCATATCCAAATTTCATTTCTAGCATTATTGATTGCTGCATTCATCGGTGTACCTCTCGGTATATTATTAACGAAAACGCGCAAGGTATCAGAAATCGTTATGAATATAGCAGCTATATTGCAAACAATCCCATCATTAGCTTTACTTGGTCTAATGATTCCATTATTTGGTATTGGCAAAGTCCCTGCAGTTATTGCCTTAGTTGTTTATGCCTTATTACCTATTTTGAGAAATACATATACAGGGATAAGTGAGGTGGATTCCTCTTTAGTTGAGGCTGCCAAAGGCATAGGAATGAAACCGGGACGCAGGTTAGCAAAAGTAGAATTGCCAATTGCGATGCCTGTAATCATGGCAGGGTTGCGTACAGCAATGGTCCTAATTATTGGGACTGCTACGTTAGCAGCGTTAATTGGAGCAGGTGGATTGGGAGATCTCATATTACTTGGTATTGATAGAAATGATAGCTCCTTAATTCTTATTGGAGCAATACCAGCAGCTTTATTGGCTATATTATTTGATTTAGTATTGCGTTACATGCAAAAGCTATCGTATAAAAAATTAGTCATTTCCTTGGCCTGTATTATTCTTTTATTGCTTCTTGTCATTATTGCGCCGATATTAGCCCAAAAAGGTGATAAAGTAACATTAGCGGGTAAGTTAGGTTCAGAGCCATCAGTGATTACTAATATGTATAAAATTTTAATTGAAGAAGAAACAGATGACACAGTCGAAGTGAAAGATGGTATGGGTAAAACTTCATTTCTTTTTAATGCCTTAAAATCAGACGATATTGATGGCTATCTTGAGTTTACGGGGACTGTGCTAGGTGAATTAACTAAGGAAGATTTGAAGTCTAAGCAAGAAGACAAGGTATACCATCAAGCTAAATCTAGTTTAGAAGATAAAAAAGGTATGACTATGTTGAAACCAATGAAATACAATAACACTTATGCTTTAGCAGTAAAAAAAGATTTTGCTAAGAAGCATAATCTTAAGACAATTGGGGATTTAAATAAAGTGAGTAGTGAGATCAAACCTGGCTTCACAATGGAATTTAACGATCGAGAAGATGGTTATCCAGCTGTGCAAAAAGCTTATCATCTACATGTTGATAATATCAAAACAATGGAGCCTAAATTACGTTACCAAGCTGTTAAAAGTGGAGATATTAATTTAATAGATGCGTATTCAACAGATGCTGAATTAAAACAATATAATATGGTCGTATTAAGGGATGATAAACACGTATTCCCGCCATATCAAGGCGCACCAATGTTTAAAAAATCATATTTAAAAGCACATCCTGAAATTAAAGATCCACTTAATAAATTAGCTGGTAAAATTTCAAACGAAGATATGCAACAAATGAATTATGAGGTAACAGTTAAGAAAAAAGACCCTTATCAAGTTGCTCGAAACTATTTAGAAAAACATCATTTAATAAATTAA
- a CDS encoding ABC transporter ATP-binding protein produces the protein MIEFKNVVKKYGTKTAVDDISFNIEEGEFFVLIGPSGCGKTTTLKMINRLITLSNGYIYFKNKPISEYPVYEMRWDIGYVLQQIALFPHMTIRENIAQVPQMKKWKEQDIEARIDELLDMVGLEPELYKARKPEELSGGQRQRVGVVRALAADPPVILMDEPFSALDPISREKLQDDLIKLQQKIKKTIVFVTHDIEEAMKLGDRICLLNEGHVEQIDTPNGFVTHPNNDFVKQFIGDKAKLSINDIKLSEVTGNLSIDEQVITKGYPIFSSDQLVKEVYADLAEHEAIIIEDNTKSTQCVLKREDMFKFLSDFRKGGQN, from the coding sequence GTGATAGAATTTAAAAATGTAGTAAAAAAATATGGGACTAAAACAGCAGTAGATGATATAAGCTTTAACATTGAAGAAGGAGAATTCTTTGTATTAATCGGCCCATCAGGGTGTGGAAAGACAACAACATTAAAAATGATAAACCGTTTAATTACATTATCTAATGGTTATATTTATTTTAAAAATAAACCTATCAGTGAATATCCCGTTTATGAAATGAGATGGGATATTGGCTATGTTTTACAACAAATTGCATTATTCCCACATATGACTATTAGAGAGAATATTGCACAAGTACCTCAAATGAAGAAGTGGAAAGAGCAAGATATCGAGGCTCGAATCGATGAATTATTGGACATGGTAGGCCTAGAACCAGAATTATACAAAGCACGAAAGCCAGAGGAATTATCTGGTGGACAGCGTCAACGTGTAGGGGTTGTACGAGCGCTAGCAGCTGATCCTCCAGTCATATTAATGGATGAACCTTTCAGTGCTTTGGATCCTATTAGTCGAGAAAAGTTACAAGATGATTTAATAAAATTACAACAAAAAATTAAAAAGACAATCGTTTTTGTAACTCATGATATTGAAGAAGCAATGAAGTTAGGTGATCGTATTTGTTTATTAAATGAAGGTCACGTTGAACAAATCGATACCCCTAATGGATTTGTTACTCATCCTAATAATGATTTTGTAAAACAATTTATAGGTGATAAAGCTAAATTGTCGATTAATGATATAAAGTTATCGGAAGTTACTGGAAATCTAAGCATTGATGAACAAGTAATAACCAAAGGGTATCCTATATTTAGTAGTGATCAGTTAGTAAAAGAAGTTTACGCTGATTTAGCAGAACATGAGGCGATTATTATTGAAGATAATACAAAGTCAACACAATGTGTGCTTAAACGAGAGGATATGTTTAAGTTTTTGTCAGATTTTCGTAAAGGAGGTCAAAATTGA
- the recQ gene encoding DNA helicase RecQ yields MESTLSHYFGYDTFRPGQKEIISRVMDHHNVLGVLPTGGGKSICYQVPGLMLGGTTIVISPLISLMKDQVDQLKAMGIRAAYLNSSLTQKQQKAIETQLRNGEIQFLYVAPERFDNGYFISLLQQLKIHLVAFDEAHCISKWGHDFRPSYQDVIHKVFALPQDFAIVALTATATIEVQKDIMERLNISKNNEVKTSTKRRNLVFQVNPTYQRQKFVMEYVTSHKNEAGIIYCSTRKQVEELQEALEDKGINSTSYHAGLSNKEREAAQNDFVYDRVRVVVATNAFGMGIDKSNVRFVIHYNMPGDLESYYQEAGRAGRDGLNSNCILLFSERDIGLHQYFISSSRADDDYKDKMGEKLTKMILYTKTKKCLEATLVHYFEPNEKLEECKQCSNCTRENKTYDMTNEAKMIVSCIARMKQKESYSVIIQVLRGEDSDYIRYCDYNELSTHGIMKQYTTSDLSHLIDELRFKGFLNEHDEILTCDKSVKALLSDEITIFTTPFKRKTKEKVNINTVEGVDRALFDELIAVRKQLSENLGIAPVSIFSDYTLEEFAKRKPESKQDMISIDGVGSYKLKHYCPMFLETIQSYKAQI; encoded by the coding sequence ATGGAATCAACTTTATCGCATTATTTTGGTTATGACACATTTCGTCCAGGCCAAAAGGAAATTATATCAAGAGTAATGGATCATCATAATGTGTTAGGTGTTTTACCTACTGGCGGGGGAAAATCAATTTGTTATCAAGTACCAGGATTAATGCTAGGCGGAACAACAATTGTAATCAGCCCATTAATCTCATTGATGAAAGACCAAGTTGATCAATTAAAGGCCATGGGTATACGCGCGGCATATTTGAATAGTAGCTTAACTCAAAAGCAACAGAAAGCGATTGAAACGCAATTGAGGAATGGCGAAATTCAGTTTTTATATGTAGCACCTGAACGCTTTGATAATGGTTATTTTATTAGTTTATTACAACAGTTAAAAATACATTTAGTTGCGTTTGACGAAGCCCACTGTATTTCAAAGTGGGGACATGATTTCAGACCGAGCTATCAAGACGTTATTCATAAAGTGTTTGCTTTACCTCAAGATTTTGCTATTGTGGCGCTCACAGCAACAGCAACGATTGAAGTTCAAAAAGATATCATGGAACGCCTTAACATTAGTAAAAATAATGAGGTTAAAACAAGCACCAAACGACGTAATTTAGTCTTTCAGGTTAATCCTACCTATCAGAGACAAAAATTTGTGATGGAATATGTTACGTCTCATAAAAATGAAGCGGGTATTATTTATTGTTCCACGCGTAAGCAAGTTGAAGAATTACAAGAAGCATTAGAAGATAAAGGAATTAATAGCACAAGCTACCATGCTGGCTTATCAAATAAAGAACGTGAAGCAGCACAAAATGATTTTGTGTATGATCGCGTGCGAGTAGTTGTTGCTACAAATGCGTTTGGTATGGGGATTGATAAGTCCAATGTGCGTTTTGTTATTCATTATAATATGCCTGGTGATTTAGAGTCTTATTATCAAGAAGCTGGCCGTGCAGGGCGTGATGGATTGAATAGTAATTGTATTTTATTGTTTAGTGAACGCGACATTGGTTTACATCAATATTTTATATCATCATCGCGCGCAGATGATGATTATAAAGATAAAATGGGTGAAAAGCTCACAAAAATGATTCTCTACACAAAAACCAAAAAGTGTTTAGAAGCGACACTTGTACATTATTTTGAACCAAATGAAAAATTGGAAGAATGTAAGCAATGTAGTAATTGTACAAGAGAAAATAAAACATATGACATGACAAATGAAGCAAAAATGATTGTCAGTTGTATCGCCCGTATGAAACAGAAAGAAAGTTATAGTGTTATTATCCAAGTGTTACGTGGTGAAGATTCCGATTATATTCGTTATTGTGATTATAATGAGTTATCTACGCATGGTATTATGAAGCAGTACACAACATCAGATTTAAGTCATCTTATTGATGAATTAAGATTTAAGGGTTTCTTAAATGAGCACGATGAAATCCTTACATGTGATAAATCTGTAAAAGCGTTGTTAAGTGACGAAATTACTATATTTACTACACCATTTAAACGTAAGACAAAAGAGAAAGTTAATATCAATACTGTAGAAGGTGTTGATCGAGCATTATTTGACGAATTGATTGCAGTGCGTAAACAATTAAGTGAGAATCTTGGCATCGCGCCAGTGAGTATATTTTCTGATTATACACTCGAGGAATTTGCCAAAAGAAAACCAGAATCAAAACAGGATATGATCTCCATTGATGGGGTGGGAAGCTATAAATTAAAACATTATTGCCCTATGTTTTTAGAAACAATTCAATCCTATAAAGCTCAAATATAA
- a CDS encoding ABC-F family ATP-binding cassette domain-containing protein, translated as MEAYKIEHLHKSYADKVIFDDLHLSISEGEKIGLVGINGTGKSTLLQVIAGQDEDYEAEISHPNSYRIRYSSQKQDFDKGMSVFEAVLTSETKTLEIIRTYEAAMKQYNDTQSESDFQRMMQAQEAMDTHQAWDYSSEIKTILSKLGINDTTKEVSELSGGQQKRVGLAKTLIEQPDLLLLDEPTNHLDFESINWLINYVKQYPHTVLFVTHDRYFLNEVSSRIIELDRGKLATYEGNYEAYIEQRAENEIIEQKQQAKQQSLYKQELAWMRAGVKARSTKQQARKNRFNDLEQDVKNQHQQDKASLNLAYSRLGKQVFEMENLSKHINNVTLFEDITQIIQSGQQIGIVGPNGAGKTTLLNILSGEDQDFDGNLKIGQTVKVAYFKQTEERLERDVRMIDYLREESEVAKEKDGTSVSITQLLERFLFPSATHGKKIYKLSGGEQKRLYLLKLLVHQPNVLLLDEPTNDLDTETLTILEDYISTFGGSVITVSHDRYFLNKVAQEYWYIHDGKMDRIIGTFEDYEAYKKDQDKVQDQQKQQSKVKQPTERKKKKGLSYKEKQEYETIIERIDTTEQRLETIDEEMANASSDYAKIKELSEEQQRLNQTYEEDIARWSELEELKEQ; from the coding sequence ATGGAAGCTTACAAAATAGAACATTTACACAAATCATATGCCGACAAAGTAATTTTTGATGATTTACACCTATCGATTTCAGAAGGTGAAAAGATAGGTCTCGTTGGCATTAATGGCACAGGAAAAAGTACGCTGTTACAAGTTATCGCCGGACAAGATGAAGATTATGAAGCTGAAATTTCTCATCCCAACTCCTATCGCATACGTTATTCATCTCAAAAGCAAGACTTTGATAAAGGGATGTCCGTATTTGAAGCGGTATTAACCTCAGAGACAAAGACGTTAGAAATTATCAGAACTTATGAAGCTGCCATGAAACAATACAACGACACGCAGAGTGAGTCAGATTTCCAAAGAATGATGCAAGCACAAGAAGCAATGGATACGCATCAAGCTTGGGATTATAGTTCTGAAATTAAAACGATTCTTTCTAAATTAGGTATCAATGATACGACAAAGGAAGTAAGCGAACTATCTGGAGGTCAACAAAAAAGAGTGGGATTAGCTAAGACTTTAATTGAGCAACCTGATTTATTATTATTAGATGAACCTACAAACCATCTAGACTTTGAATCTATCAACTGGCTCATTAATTATGTAAAACAGTACCCACATACTGTGCTATTTGTTACCCATGACCGTTACTTTTTAAATGAAGTATCTTCTCGAATTATTGAATTAGATAGAGGTAAGTTAGCTACATATGAGGGGAATTATGAAGCGTATATTGAACAGCGTGCTGAAAATGAAATAATAGAACAAAAGCAACAAGCTAAACAACAATCGTTATATAAACAAGAACTTGCATGGATGCGCGCAGGCGTTAAAGCACGTTCTACGAAACAGCAAGCACGTAAAAATAGGTTTAATGATTTAGAACAAGATGTAAAAAACCAACATCAACAAGATAAAGCTTCTTTAAATCTTGCCTATTCTAGGCTAGGAAAGCAAGTCTTTGAAATGGAAAATCTGAGTAAGCATATTAACAATGTCACACTTTTCGAAGATATTACTCAAATCATTCAAAGTGGGCAACAAATCGGTATCGTTGGACCTAATGGAGCAGGAAAAACAACGTTATTGAATATTTTAAGTGGAGAAGATCAAGATTTTGATGGAAATTTAAAAATTGGTCAAACCGTGAAAGTTGCCTATTTTAAACAAACTGAAGAACGTTTAGAACGGGACGTAAGAATGATTGATTATTTGAGAGAAGAAAGTGAAGTCGCTAAAGAAAAAGATGGCACGTCAGTTTCAATCACACAATTACTTGAACGTTTTTTATTCCCAAGTGCAACACACGGCAAAAAAATATACAAATTATCTGGCGGAGAACAAAAAAGGTTATACTTGTTAAAATTGTTAGTGCATCAACCGAATGTGCTCTTATTAGATGAACCAACTAATGATTTAGATACTGAAACATTAACGATACTTGAAGATTATATTAGTACGTTTGGTGGATCAGTAATTACAGTAAGTCATGATAGATACTTTTTAAATAAAGTAGCTCAAGAATATTGGTATATTCATGATGGTAAAATGGACCGTATCATTGGTACTTTTGAAGATTATGAAGCATATAAAAAAGACCAAGATAAGGTTCAAGATCAACAAAAACAGCAAAGTAAAGTTAAGCAACCTACTGAAAGAAAGAAGAAAAAAGGTCTATCTTATAAAGAGAAGCAAGAGTATGAAACAATTATTGAACGTATTGACACTACAGAACAGAGATTAGAAACAATAGACGAAGAAATGGCAAATGCAAGTTCAGACTACGCAAAAATCAAAGAATTAAGCGAAGAACAGCAACGTCTTAATCAAACGTATGAAGAAGATATTGCAAGATGGAGTGAACTTGAAGAACTAAAAGAACAATGA